The Geoalkalibacter sp. genomic interval GATCCTCGCCGTGAAAGAGAATCTCGCCCTCGACGATGCGGCCCGGCGAGGGGACCAGGCGCAGAATGGAGAGGGCGGTCATGGATTTGCCGCAACCCGATTCGCCCACCAGGGCCAGGGTTTGGCGTGGCGGCAGGTCGAGATCGACGCCGCGAATGGCCTTGACGATGCCCGAGGAGGTGAAAAAGTAGGTTTTGAGGTTGCGTATCGCCAGAAGGGCCGACATGGGACTCCCGCGGGACAGTCAAAGGGATCGTCTTTGAATTGATGGCTTCAGAATTTAACCCCAATCGGCGACCCGGTCAAGAAATGCCTGGATGGGTTTTCCTTGGGGCGGGCCTTTGTGCTAGGATCGAAACCTTTGCATGCAAATGGCGCACGGACCACCAAGGACGGGCCAGGACGAGCACGCCACGGACAGAGGACAAACTACCAGTGACAAACAACAGCTTGGTCGATTTGCATCTGCACACCAGCTATTCGGATGGCGTGCATACCCCCGAGTCCCTGGTGCGCCTGGCCGCGGAGCAGGGCGTGGTCGCCCTGGCGATTTGCGATCATGATAATCTCGACGGCATCGCGCCGGCCCGCGTCGTGGCCGAACCCCTGGGCATCCGACTGGTCAGCGGCGTGGAGCTTTCCAGCCGCTGGCGCAATTTTGACGACCTGCACATCCTGGGGTATGGCTTTGACCCCGAGCACCCCGAATTGGGTCGCGAGTTGGCGGATTTTCGCGATTTTCGCCTGCGCCGCAACGAGCTTATCGTGGGGCGGGTCAACCGGCGCCTGGCGAGCGAAAAGCGCGCGCCCCTCGATTTCGCTCGGGTTCTGGACCTTGCGGACGGCACCCTCGGACGTCCGCACATCGCCCAGGCCCTGCTGGAAAAAGGCTATGTGACCGACACTGCCGAGGCCTTTCAACGCTATCTCATCCCCTGCAACGTGGAAAAACGCTTCTTTCCCGCCGACCAGGCCATTGACCTGGTGCATCGCGCCGGGGGGGTGGCGGTGCTGGCTCATCCGTCCCTGATCACTCCCGAGCGGCGCCGGTTGGAGAACCTGATCGATGTGCTCGCCAGCTTTGGTCTTGACGG includes:
- a CDS encoding PHP domain-containing protein, whose translation is MTNNSLVDLHLHTSYSDGVHTPESLVRLAAEQGVVALAICDHDNLDGIAPARVVAEPLGIRLVSGVELSSRWRNFDDLHILGYGFDPEHPELGRELADFRDFRLRRNELIVGRVNRRLASEKRAPLDFARVLDLADGTLGRPHIAQALLEKGYVTDTAEAFQRYLIPCNVEKRFFPADQAIDLVHRAGGVAVLAHPSLITPERRRLENLIDVLASFGLDGLEAYHGGANRDEVDYLISLARRRNLIVTGGSDYHGFAGDEGRIGWCRGVLPIPYACVEEIQAALLRRREAASR